The Cystobacter fuscus DSM 2262 region GTTCGCCAGGGTGTTCGTGGCCACGAGGACAAGAAGCAGGGTAGACCGCAGGAGTAGGGGCGCGCGCATGTCCCAGATGACTTTACAAGGCGGGTCCGGGGGTCTTCAAGCACGCGCGCTCCCCTCGGGTCAGGTCACTTCTTCTGGCGCAGCAGCCCCAGCAGATCGTTGCGCACGTAGCCGTCGAACCATCCCCACGGCGTGTCGGTGCGCGCGGCGAGTTCTTCGACTTCCGCCCGGGGCTGGCGCAGCAGGGCGCGGCCCGCGCGGGTCAGCTCCAGGTAGTCGCCTAGCAGCCGCTTCTCCTGGCGCCGCAACAGCACGCAGCTGCGCTCGTTCGGCGACAGGGGACCCTCGCGCAGCAGCCGCTCGTCCTCCTCCAGCGTGGTGGGGAAGGCCTTCAGCCGCTCCTCGCAGGCCGCGGCCAGCGTCCCCAGCACCCGTTCCTCGCACGCCACGCTCACCGGCGCGATCGTCTTCGTACCCGACAGCAGCCGGTTGGACAGGGCGAGGAACTCGTCGGGCGACGCGTGCGCCATGCGCAGGAAGGAGAACACCGACCAGGACGCGAGGTACTTGCCCTGGCGCGACACCTTGAAGGGATGTTTCGCCGTGGCCGAGGCGAGCCCGAACATCTGCTGCTTGACCGATGCCAGCGGATCCCCCGGGGGCAACCCCACGGAGAGATACACCTCGTCGTTTTCCTCGTTGCCGTCGGGCACGAACCCCGAGTGCAGCAGGAACACGTCGCTGCTCTTGGCGCCGTAGTGCGTATGGATTTCCGTTCCGGCCGGCACCGCGCGCTGCGCGATCATCCGGAACGTCTGTCCATCCTCCGAGGTCGACCAGAGCACGTCGGGCGGCTGGCGGTGGTTGAACATGTCCGACAGCGGCACGAGGCTCGGTCCCTGCAGGCCCCCCTTGAGCGAGAACAGGCGCGAGTACAGCGAAATCCGCGCCCAGACATACTCCTCGAAGCCGAAGCGCTCATACTCGGGCAGCTTCTCGCGCAGCTGCGCGTACTCCTGCTCGAAGGACTGGCGCTGCACCTCCACCAGCCGCTCCAACTGCGAGCCCTTCATCCGCGCGCGCTCCTGCTCCGAGTAGAACAGGGGCACGTGGGGGTAGGCCTCGGGCAGGCTGTCCACGAAGGGCTTCCAGAAGGAGTCCGCGCCCCGGTGCTTCTCCTCGAGCAGCCAGGAGGCCAGGTAGAGGAAGTCATTGTCCGGCTGGAGCTGGGACTGGATGCGGCGCCCGATGTCCGACGCCTTCGCGCGCTCCAGCGTGAACAGGTGCGTGGTGGGAATCTGGAGCACCACCTCGCCCTCGGCGATGTCGGTGCGCGCCAGCACCGAGCGCTCCCCATCCGCCTGCCGGACGATGTGCATCTTGGGAAACAGCGCTCCGCCTTGTTCCATCCACCGCAACAGGCTCGACAGCTTCTGCTCCGAGGACTCGGCGGAGGTCCTCAATCCAGACGTCGCGGGGGGGCTCGGGGGGGAGGCGGAGTTCATGGGTGGCTGGGGACGCTACCCCAGGCCAGGACGAGCGCGGAAGTCGCCCGCGCGGGCCCTACCGCGAGGAGTCCTCCACGAAGGCGAGCACCTGCTGGAAGGGCACGTCCGACAACAGGCCGAACAGCTCGTGGGAGGCGAGCCTCGCCCGGGACACGCTCGGCGAGGCGATGCCACAGAGAAACCTCGCCAGTTGCCGGGGCGAGGCGAGGGCCTCGTGCCGCTCGGCGCGCAACCGCTTCAACCTCTCCACTTCCCGTTCCCCCGGAGCGGGGACGGCCAGGGCGGGCAGGGGACCGGGGCGCTCGCCCGCGCACCAGTCACAGTGGCCACAGTCGGCCTCCAGGTCCTCGCCGAAGTAGGTGAGCAGGAAGCGGGTGCGGCAGCCCTCGTGGCCGGCGAAGTCCAGCACCTGGCGCAGCCGCCGCACGTCCCGGCGCTCGCGCTCGTCGAAGCGCTCGATCATCGTCCGGGTGAGCGTGGCGGCCTCGACGTCGCCGCGCGTGCGCCGGTAGCCCTGGCGCACCCCCGTCACCTGGAGCTTCAGCGCCCCCTGTTCCTCGAGGTAGTTGAGCGCGGCGATGATGCGCGCGCGCGGCTCGCCGAGCTTCCGGGAGATGTCGTCGAGCTTCAGCAGGGACCACGTCCGCTTGGCCTCGGCGAGGGCGAACACGCGGCGCAGGAAGTCGGCCCGGGGGGCATCGAAGCCGGCGAAGACCTCGTCGAGCGGCCGCAGGGCCTGGAACTTGTACTCGGTATAGAACGGGCCCGTGGACTCCAGCAGGCCGTCCAGCTCGAGGTAGGTCATCAGCGTCTCGATGACCAGCGGACGCACGTCATGGCTCTGGGACAGCTCGTGGAGCGAGACGTCGAAGGTGTCCCCCTGGCCGAGCACGTGCTCGAGCACCCCGGTCACGGCCTCGGGCGTGGGCGTGTCGCCATAGGTGAAGTTCTCCAGGACGACCACGTCCTCCCGGGCCGCGAGCAGCTCGCAGTCCGAGGGCTGGCCGTCCCGTCCCGCGCGGCCGATCTCCTGGGCGTAGTTCTCCAGGCTCTTGGGCAGGTTGCAGTGGTAGACGGCCCGGATGTCGCTCTTGTCGATGCCCATGCCGAAGGCGATCGTGGCGACCACCACCGCGTCGGCCGAGCCCATGAACCAGTCCTGCACCTCGTGCCGCACCTCGGGCGCGAGGCCCGCGTGGTACGCCCGGGCGGACAGGCCGTGGTCGGTGAGGAAGCGGGCCGTCTCCTCCGCCGTGCGCTGGAGCGTGACGTAGACGATCGTCGCCCCCCGGGGGCGCGAGCGCAGGCGCGAGAGCAGCAGCTCCCGGCGCGCGTCACCGCCGGGGGTGGGGGAGACGTGCAGCGTGAGGTTGGGCCGGTGGAAGCCCGTCTGGACGACATCCCCGGGGGCGATGCCGAACGCGCCCGCGATGTCCCGGGCCACCGAGGGCGTGGCGGTCGCGGTGAGCGCCAGCACCCGCTCCACCTTCAGCGTCCGGGCGAGCGGGGCGAGCTTCATGTAGTCGGGCCGGAAGTTGTGTCCCCACTCGCTCATGCAGTGGGCCTCGTCCACGGCGAGCATGGAAATGCGCACGCCGCGCAGCGTCTGCAGGAAGCGCTCGTTGGCCAGCCGCTCGGGCGCGATGTAGAGCAGCTTGAGCGTGCCCGCCTTCAAGTCGGCGTAGAGCTGGCGGAGCTCCTCCGGCCCCAGCGTCGAGTCGAGCCGGGCGGCGGGGATGCCCCGGCCCTGGAGGAAGTCGATCTGATCCTTCATCAACGCGATGAGCGGGGAGATGACGAGCGTGAGGCCCTCCAGCATCAGCGCGGGGAGCTGGTAGCACAGGCTCTTGCCAGCCCCGGTGGGGAAGATGGCGAGCACGGACCGGGCCTCCAGCAGGCGCGAGACGACGGGCTCCTGCCCCTCGCGGAAGCCGGAGAAGCCGAAGACGGACTGGAGCACGTGGGCGGGGGAGGGCATCGGGGGGCTCGGGAGGGGAGGAGGGTCGCGCAGCATGCGGCGGGCGAGGGCCCCGCGCGAAAAAGGGGTGCGTCCGCCCGGAAATGGCGTAGAAAACCGGACCCATGCGCACCTACAGCCCTCGTGTTGGCCGGACGTTCGCTGCCCTCCTGATCGCCTTGCTGCTCGCCGCCCCCGCCGGCTGCCGCAAGCCCGCTCAGCCCTCGGAGGCCTATGTCGAGGCGCAGACGCGCTTTGGCAAGCTGTACGCGGCCAGGGGGGACGATGCGTTCGTGGACCCCGAGCTGGCCGCCATCGAGGGGCTGCTCGCCCAGGTGCCCACCAACAGCCTGGACGCCCCGGCGGCCAACGAGCTGCGCGCGCGCATCGAGGAGGGCAAGCAGCAGGCCCGCTCCCGGCAGCGCGCGCTGGACGAGGTCCGCGGCCGGGCCAGCCAGCCGGCACAGATGCCCGCGGAAGGGTATGGCGGCACCCGGTCGTTCCCTTCCTCCCAGCCCACCGAGGCGGCCGAGGCCGAGGATGCCGGGACGGATGCCGGCACGGCGGGAGGCGCTCCGGGGGTCGGCACGCCCGCGACGGAGCTGGCGAGCGGCTTCTCTGGCTGCTTCAAGCAGGGTGAATCCTTGCAGGTCCAGGGCCGGGGGCAGCGCGACCGTTGGGATCTGTCCGACAGCCCGGCGTGCCGCCAGCAGTTCGCCGCGCTCCAGGATCAGGTGTTGATCATCGAAGAGGGCAAGGTGCTCGCCCTGGTGCCCAAACAGTCCCTCCAGGCGATTCCCACCGATGGTGGGACGCCGAGCCCCGCCGCCGACGCGGGCCGTTGAATGAAGCGCGTTTTCGCGCGGTTTCCTTTCTCCCACCCCTTTTCCCTCTCATCGCGCCCCTCATGAACGAACAGACCTTCATGAAGTTGATGCAAGTGCTCCCCAAGTCCGCGCTGTCCACGGCGGTGGGGATGGCCACGCGTCTGCCCGCGCCCGCGCCGTTGCACCGGGCCGCCATCAAGACCTTCGCCCGGCTCTACAACGTGGACGTGGCCGAGGCCGAGCACGCGCTGGAGCACTACCCCACGTTCGCGGAGTTCTTCACCCGCGGGCTCAAGGGCGGCGCGCGCCCCATCGATCCGGGGCAGAAGGTGGTGGTGTCCCCGGTGGACGGCGCGGTGTCCCAGGTGGGCTACTCCGAGCACGGCCGGGTGTTGCAGGCCAAGGGCATCCACTACACGGTGGGCGAGCTGCTCGGCAACGAGGCCGCGGCCAAGCCCTTCCACGGCGGCGCCTGGACGACCATCTACCTGTCGCCGCGCGACTACCACCGCATCCACGCCCCGCTGGGCGGCAAGGTGACCGGCTACGCCTACCTCCCGGGCGAGTTCTGGCCCGTCAATCCCGCCTCGGTGAAGAACAAGCAGTCGCTCTTCTGCGTGAACGAGCGGCTCGTCACCTATCTGGACACGGTGGCCGGGCAGTGCGCGGTGGTCAAGGTGGGCGCCACGTGCGTGTCGCGCATCAAGGCGGCCTATGAGGACATCGTCACGCACGAGGGCAAGCCCGGCAAGGTGCACCGCTATGGCGCGGGGCTGCCGGTGGACAAGGGTGGGGAGCTGGGGCGCTTCGAGATGGGCTCCACCGTCATCCTGTTGTTCGAGCCGGGCCGGGTGAAGTGGGACGACAGCCTGCAGCCCGAGGCGGTGGTGCGCATGGGCCGGCGCATCGGGGAGATTCCGTGAGCAAGATTTCCGGCGTCAAGGGCATGAACGACATCCTCCCCGGCCAGGTGGAGGTGTGGCAGCACGTGGAGCGCACGGCGCGCGAGGTGTTCTCGCGCTTCGGCTACGGCGAGGTGCGCACCCCCACGGTGGAGGACACCGCGCTCTTCGTGCGCAGCGTGGGCGAGGAGACCGACATCGTCGGCAAGGAGATGTACACCTTCGAGGACAAGGGCGGCCGCAGCCTGTCCCTGCGCCCCGAGGGCACCGCTCCCGCGGCGCGCGCGTACATCGAGCACTCGGTGCTGAACCAGGAGCCGCTCACGCGCTGGTTCTACATGGGGCCCATGTTCCGCTACGAGCGCATGAAGACGGGCCGCTACCGTCAGTTCCACCAGATCGGCGCCGAGGCGTATGGCTCGAAGGAGCCCGCCCAGGACGTGGAGATCATGGACGCGGTGGTGCAGCTGCTCCAGAAGCTCGGGCTCACCGACGTGTCGCTCAACGTCAACTCACTGGGCGACGAGGCGTGCCGGCCCGCCTACCAGGAGAAGCTGGTGGGGCACCTGCGCGCGCACGTGGACGAGCTGTGCGCGGACTGCAAGGTGCGCCTGGAGCGCAATCCCTTGCGCGTGCTCGACTGCAAGCAGGAGCGCTGCCAGCAGATCGCGCTCGCCGCGCCGAGCATCCTCGAGTCCCTGTGCGAGCCGTGCCGCGCGCACTTCGGCGACGTGCAGCGCAAGCTGGGGGCGCTGGGCATCAAGTACGAGGTCAACCACCGCATCATGCGCGGGCTGGACTACTACACGCGCACCACCTTCGAGTTCATCGCCGCGCACCCGGTGCTGGGCACGGCGAGCACGGTGGGCGGCGGGGGCCGCTACGACAAGCTGATGAAGAGCCTCGGGGGGCCGGACGTGCCCGCGGTGGGCGTTGGCATCGGCCTGGACCGGCTGTGCATCCTCCTGCAGGAGGGTGGTCAGCGCTTCTCCCAGCCCACCCAGCTCTTCATCGCCGTGGCGGACGAGGGCTCGGCGGACGAGGCGCTCGTGCTGGCCAGCCGCCTGCGCCGCGAGGGACTCCGGGTGGAGCTGGACACACGTGGTGGCAGCCTCAAGAGCCAGATGAAGCGCGCGGACAAGGTGGGCGCCACCTACACCCTGGTGCTGGGTGAGCGGGAGCGGCAGAGCGGGGAAGCCCAGCTCAAGCCCATGGCGGGTGGAGACCCCCGGCCCGTGAAGCTCGCCGAGCTGGCCCAGGAGCTGCGCGCCTCGGGCACGCCCGCCGCCTGAGAGAGTCTTCGGGGCTCCCGCGCGTCGCACCGCGCGGGGCCCGAGCGCCGATGAAGCCCTTGCTCACCGTCATCGCCGGCCCCACCGCCTCGGGGAAGACCGCGCTCGCCGTGGAGCTCGCCCTGCGGCACGGGGGAGAAATCATCGGCGCGGACTCGCAGCAGGTGTACCGCGCGTTCGACATCGGCACCGCCAAGCCCTCGGCCGAGGAGCTCGCCGCGGTGCCCCATCACCTCGTCTCCGTGGTGGAGCCGCTCGAGCCCTTCTCCGCCGCCGAGTACCAGCGCCGGGCGGACGCGGCCATCGCGGACATCGCCTCCCGGGGGCGGCGGGTGTTCGTCGTGGGCGGCACGGGCATGTACCTGCGGATTCTCCTGCATGGGCTCGTGGAGGCGCCCGGCGCGGATCCCCAGTTGCGCGCCGAGCTGGAGGCGCTCGCCGCCGCCGAGGGCCGCGAGGCCGTGCACCGCCAGCTCGCCGAGGTGGATCCGGAGACGGCCGCGAAGCTGCCTCCGCAAGATCTGGTGCGCGTCATCCGGGCGCTGGAGATCCACCGCCAGACGGGCCGGCCCGCCTCCGAGTTCCGCCGGGAGCATGCCTTCGCCCCGAGCCGCTATCCCTTCCGGATGTACGTGCTCTCACCGCCGCGCGAGGCGCTGTACGAGGCCATCGACCGGCGTACGGAGGCGCTGTTCGAGCGGGGCCTGGTGGAGGAGGTGCGTGGGCTCATCGCCCGGGGGTATGCCGAGGCGGCGCCCATGCGCAGCGTGGGCTACGCGCAGGCGAAGGCGGTGGTGGAGGGCCAGCTCTCGCTCGAGCGGGCGCGAGAGCTGGTGGCCCAGGAGACGCGCCGCTACGCCAAGCGGCAGCTCACGTGGTTCCGCAAGGAGCCCGGGGCGCTCTTCGTGGAGCCGCCCTATGACGCGGTGAGGGCCGCCGAGGCGCCTCAGGAGGCGTAGCGCCCCGTCTCCCCGGCCGCGTCGTGCGGCGCCTCGGCGGAAGCGGACGAGGTGTCGGGCACCAGGCCCATGAGCTGGCGCAGCAGGCGCTCGGGATCCACGGGCTTGGGCAGGAAGGCCTCGGCGCCGGCGTCGAGCGCGCGCTGGCGCACGTGGGGCCGGTTCATCCCGCTCATGACCACCACGCGCGTGTCCCGCGTGAGCGGGTGTTGCTTGAGCCCCTCGCACAGCCGCAGTCCGTCCACCCAGTGCAGCACCACGTCCAGGAGGATGGCGGTGGGAGGCCGCCGGGCCACCGCGCAGAACAGGGCCAGCTCGTCGGCGAAGGCCACCACGTGGGCGCCCGTGGACTCGAGCAGCTGCGTCATGGCCTCGCGCTGATCCGGATCGTCGTCCACGATGTAGTAGAGGTCCGGCTCCATGGTGGGAATCGTCGTGGGCAGGGGCTCCACGGCGGTGCGCACCCAGGAGGACATCGTCTCGCGGATGCCGGCCCAGCGCGCCACGGACAGCAGCACCTGGGGCGAGGGGGCGGGAAGGCCCAGCACGCCCGAGCCGACGGTGCCCGCCGCGGCGACGCGGTGGCGGGCGGTGAGGAAGGCCTGGGGAGCGCGGCGTCCGGCGCGGCGCAGCCAGGTCACGGCGCGCGCACCCGCGGCCGCGTCATCCAGCAGATCCCCCAGGCCGTCGCGCACGTACCGGCGCTCCAGGGCGGGGGCCTCCAGGCCCGCGTCCAGCAGGGCCACGGCGGCGCGGCTGCACGAGGCGAGGGTGTCCGACAGGCCCACCTGGAGCGGGTGGCCGAACGCGGCCGCGCCCACCACGAGCTGTCCGGGCGCCACCAGCAAGCGGCCCGGCCCGTAGGGCAGGCGCGTGGTCTCCAGGGCGAGCAGCTCGAAGCCCTCCTCCACGAGCCCGTCGCGGGCGGCCATCATCAACGCCTGGCACAGGTCCGCCGGCGTCACCGCGGGGCCATAGGCGAGCGCGTACACCGAGTGGGCGCCCGGCAGGAGGACGAGCCCATCCACGGAGGGCAGGGGAGACATCCACAGCCGGGCGAGCGGCGGGGGCCCCATGCGGGGCGAGGGCAGCCGCAGGCGCGCCTGCACGGCGGCCACGGAGGGAGCGGGCTGGAAGCCCGGGAAGAAGGAGTCGCCGAGCGACGCGCCCGCGCCCGTGGCGAGGGCCACCGCGTGGAAGCGCTCGCCACTGCCCTGGGCGCGCACCACGAGGGGACCATTCTTGCGCACCGCCGCCGGGGCATCCGGCGCCGAGGGCAGGTGCTCGACGCGCTCGACGCGCCGGGGCACGAAGCGCGCGCCCTGGGCGGTGGCCGCGCCCGCGAGCGCCTCGCGCACCAGCGTCAGCCCGCCCTGGCCCTGCGGCCACGCATCCACCACCCACAGGCCCCCGGCCGACGCGGGCATCACCTCGCGCTGGCCATGGGAGAGCAGCTCCACGCCGCGCAACTCATGGGCGCGCCACTCCTGGGGCACGCGGGCGCCGAGCGCGGCCAGGCGCGAGCGGCACTCGGGCGTGAGGATGGCGGGGGGCGCCACGGAGTCCGGGTCTCCGCTCTCGTACACGCGCACGTCGAGCGCGCACCCTCGGGCCCGTCCATTGAAGATCAGCGAAGCGGCGAGTCCCGCTCCGGCGATCCCCCCACCGACGATGGCCACCCGTGATCCACTCGCCAGCCTGCTGCCGCTCATCCGCGCCCTCGCTCCACCGTCCATCGCGACCTCTGGGGGGTAGTGAAACCGTCTGTCAGTGCCGTTGTGCTGCCTTGGGGGACGTCAGGTCCGAGCCGCCGTACACCACCACGCGATCCCGGCCCTCGCGCTTGGCTTCGTAGAGCGCCGCGTCCGCGGCCCTCAGCAACTCGTCGGTGCACGTGCGCGGCTGGGCGGGGGAGTGATCCGCGATGCCCACGCTCACGCTCAACCCGAAGGGGGCGGGCCGGCCGTCGCTGCGCGTGATCTTCACCGTGCGCAGGCCCGCGCGGATGCGCTCGGCGAGCACCGCCGCCTCGGCGGCCGTCTGGTGGGGCAGCAGCGCCACGAACTCATCGCCGCCGAAGCGCGCCGCGAAGTCCACCTCGCGCAGGTTGGTGCGCAGCAGGTTGGCGAGCGCCAGGATGGCGCGGTTGCCCACCTCATGGCCCATGCCGTCGTTGATGGCCTTGAGGTGATCCAGATCGATGACCACCACGGACATCGGGTAGTCGTAGCGGCTCGAGCGCTTGAACTCCTCGTCCAGGCGCATGGACAGCGCCCGGAAGTTGGCCAGGCCCGTGAGCGCGTCCGTCTGGGCCATGGCCTTGAGCCGCTGCTGCTGCTCGCTCTGGCGCAGCGCCCGGTTGATGCGGGCCATCAACTCGCGCGCGCTCGCCGGCTTGTGCACGAAGTCCACCGCGCCCAGCTCCAGGCAGCGCTCGAGCGTGCCCTCGTCCGAGTCCCCGGTGATGAAGATGACGGGCACGGACTCGGTGGCGCGCTCGTGCTGGAGCGACTCGAGCACGGCCAGGCCATCCTCGCCGCTCTCCAGAAAGCGATCCAGGAGGATGAGATCCGGGTGCTGCTCCCGGGCGAGCTCCACTCCGGACTGGCCGTCGCTGGCGCTCAGGACTCGGTAGCGGGCCGAGAGCAACTCCGTCAGGCTGTCGCGGGTGCCCGCATCATCCTCCACGACCAGGATCAGGGGCATTTCTCCGTGTCGGTCGCGCTGCCGCATGCTCTGCTCCGCTTCCTGCGCCTGGCCCTGGAATCCGGAGTGCGTGTCCCGAGCGAACCGCTCGGAGGCCTCGCCTGCCCGCTCTTCCTCCGCCGCCCTGCCCATGTCCTCCATCACCCAAGACCCCCGGCCGCCTGCTGATCCCCGGGGATTTTCTTCTCCGGGGATGGACAACCCAGGAGCAAGGGCCGTGCCGCTCAACCGTCCCGATTCCGGACCGTGATTCCGGGGGTTTGCGATCAGCACGTGGGCCGCCTGGCGGCGGGATAGGCAAGAGTTGCAGCATTACCTGGAATGCGGTCCGGTAGGAATTCCCGGAAGGGAGGGGTCAGCGTCGGGGATTGAACTGCACGCGCCGCCCCCCGCCACCCCCCATGATTTGAGGGGGAGGGGTCTCCAGCCCGAACTGCCACCACATGGGCTCGTAGGGTTTCATCTTCAATTTCTTGTCGTTCTGAAGGGCCGACAAGCTGCTCTTGAGCTTTTCGTCGGAGGGGTTGGCCTCGACCGCCCGCCCGAGCACCTTGAGAGCGCCGTCCTTGTCCTTGTTCTGCAGGAGGCACCAGGCGTAGACGGCCCACACCACGGACTCCTTCTTGCCGGAGACGACCGCGGCCTCGAAGGACTTCTTCATGGCGGCGCTGTCCTTCTTCTGGAAGAAGAGGGCGCCCTCCATGGCCTTGGCCAGGTAGTTGCGTGCGCTCGAGCGGGCGAAGTGCCCCTGGGCGCCTTCCAGGTCCTTCGACATGTACTTCAACATTCCAATCTGGGAGTGCACCTCCGCGCCCACGAGGAACTGCCACTTGTCGTAGACGAGACCGGACTCGAGCATCTTGACGGCCCGCTCGAGGCGCGCCTGGGCTTCCTTCTGGCTGGTGGGCTGGCCCTGGAGCTCGCGCTGCACGGCGGCCATGATGGCCTGGAGTTTCTGCCCGATGCGTCGGCCGAGCCAGATGTAGGAGCCCAGGAAGGCGAGGGTGCCCGGGACGAGGGCCGCCCAGATGTTGAAGCCGGCGAACTTGATACCCAAGGTGATGGCGAGGCCCGCACCCAGGGCGATGAGGAGGTTGTACATGGCGCCCGTTTAGCGATCAGCGCGGGGGACCGCAATCTTCGGATGCGTCCGGCGCGGAGTCGCGGTATACGTCTGCCCGTCCCACCCCCAAGGGGCCCTCTGTCGAAATTGGTAGACGAGGCGGACTCAAAATCCGCTGCGGCTGACCCCGCGTCCCGGTTCGAGTCCGGGGAGGGCCATACCTGGGACGTTGTCGCCCAACGAGCAGAAGCACGCCTCCCAGGCGCGGATGACTTCCTGACATGCCCGGCGAGAAGACCCGATGAAGGTGCTGCTGGTGGAGGATGACGCCGGGCTGCGCGAAGGCATGGCGGAACTCATCGCCGAGCAGACCCCGGTGCGCGAGGCGGGCAGTGTGGCCGAGGCCCTGCGGGCGCTGGGAGAGGAGTCCTTCTCCCTGGTCCTCACGGACCTGCGCATCGGCGACAACAGTGGAGGCGGCGGGCGCATCATCCTCGAGGCGGCGCGCAAGCGGCTGCAGCCGGTGGCCATCGTCAGCGCCTCGTCCGCCGACGAAGTGGTGCGGGTGCTGCGGCCCCACGAGCCGGACGCGGTGCTCAACAAGCCCTTCCAGATCGAGGACATGATGCTCCTGGTGGAGCGCTTCGTGCGGTTGCGGCGCGAGGTGGAGCGCCTGGCCGCGGGAGCCGTGCCGCCCGAGGACGCCTGGACGACGGAGCCCACCACGGGCCTGCGGCTGTCGCAGCGGCCGGACGGGGGCTTGTGGATGCGTCTGGCGCCGGGAGCCAACCACCGCTCGCCGGGGGGCCGGGGCCACGCGGCCCTGGTGGTGGAGGGCTCGCTCGAGGTGGATGGCGAGACGCGCGGACGCGATCACTACTTCTTCCTGGCGGCTGGACCGCGCGAGCTGCGCACCCAAGAGGGGTGCCTGGCCGTCTCACTCCCCGTGGACGCGTGAGTCTCTGGCCCGACACCTTCCTGGACGAGGCGCACCTGGGGCGGCCCTCACGGCGCGCGGCGACCGCGGCGCTCGAGGCCCACCTGTCCGTGCTCAAGGGCGAGCCCCTCAAGCTCTCGCTCGCCGAGGCCCTCAAGGACGCGGGGGGGCTGGGGGGCCAGGAGCGGCGCTTCACCGCGCTGGCGGTGCGCGAGCTGTCCCGGCACCAACGGCTGTTGGATCTGGCGGCGCGCACGCTGGGCCACGCGCCGAGCAAGATTGGGCTGCTGGAGGATCAGGCGCTGGTGCGCTACGTGCTCTGGCGGCGGCTCTTCTGTGGCGCCAACTGGGCGCGCATCGGCCCCGAGGTGAAGCTGCCCGGCCCCGTGCGCCCGCGCACCCTCAAGGATGATTTCCTCGAGCGGGTGGTGCAGTCGCCGCTCGCCGAGCCTCCCTTGCCGGAGTCCGTTCCGGAGCGTCTGGCGACGCGCTACTCCTTTCCCACCTGGCTGGTGCTGCGCCTGGCCGAGCTGCATCCGGAGCCCGTGCTGGAGGCGATGCTGGCGGCGCTGGACGAGGAGCCCTCGCTGCACCTGCGCGCGCGCCCCACGGGCAGCCGCGACGAGGTGCTCGCGCGGCTGGCGGAGGAGGGCGTGGCGGCGGAGCCGGTGG contains the following coding sequences:
- a CDS encoding response regulator, coding for MSGSRLASGSRVAIVGGGIAGAGLAASLIFNGRARGCALDVRVYESGDPDSVAPPAILTPECRSRLAALGARVPQEWRAHELRGVELLSHGQREVMPASAGGLWVVDAWPQGQGGLTLVREALAGAATAQGARFVPRRVERVEHLPSAPDAPAAVRKNGPLVVRAQGSGERFHAVALATGAGASLGDSFFPGFQPAPSVAAVQARLRLPSPRMGPPPLARLWMSPLPSVDGLVLLPGAHSVYALAYGPAVTPADLCQALMMAARDGLVEEGFELLALETTRLPYGPGRLLVAPGQLVVGAAAFGHPLQVGLSDTLASCSRAAVALLDAGLEAPALERRYVRDGLGDLLDDAAAGARAVTWLRRAGRRAPQAFLTARHRVAAAGTVGSGVLGLPAPSPQVLLSVARWAGIRETMSSWVRTAVEPLPTTIPTMEPDLYYIVDDDPDQREAMTQLLESTGAHVVAFADELALFCAVARRPPTAILLDVVLHWVDGLRLCEGLKQHPLTRDTRVVVMSGMNRPHVRQRALDAGAEAFLPKPVDPERLLRQLMGLVPDTSSASAEAPHDAAGETGRYAS
- a CDS encoding diguanylate cyclase, whose amino-acid sequence is MRQRDRHGEMPLILVVEDDAGTRDSLTELLSARYRVLSASDGQSGVELAREQHPDLILLDRFLESGEDGLAVLESLQHERATESVPVIFITGDSDEGTLERCLELGAVDFVHKPASARELMARINRALRQSEQQQRLKAMAQTDALTGLANFRALSMRLDEEFKRSSRYDYPMSVVVIDLDHLKAINDGMGHEVGNRAILALANLLRTNLREVDFAARFGGDEFVALLPHQTAAEAAVLAERIRAGLRTVKITRSDGRPAPFGLSVSVGIADHSPAQPRTCTDELLRAADAALYEAKREGRDRVVVYGGSDLTSPKAAQRH
- a CDS encoding tetratricopeptide repeat protein, encoding MYNLLIALGAGLAITLGIKFAGFNIWAALVPGTLAFLGSYIWLGRRIGQKLQAIMAAVQRELQGQPTSQKEAQARLERAVKMLESGLVYDKWQFLVGAEVHSQIGMLKYMSKDLEGAQGHFARSSARNYLAKAMEGALFFQKKDSAAMKKSFEAAVVSGKKESVVWAVYAWCLLQNKDKDGALKVLGRAVEANPSDEKLKSSLSALQNDKKLKMKPYEPMWWQFGLETPPPQIMGGGGGRRVQFNPRR
- a CDS encoding response regulator, which produces MKVLLVEDDAGLREGMAELIAEQTPVREAGSVAEALRALGEESFSLVLTDLRIGDNSGGGGRIILEAARKRLQPVAIVSASSADEVVRVLRPHEPDAVLNKPFQIEDMMLLVERFVRLRREVERLAAGAVPPEDAWTTEPTTGLRLSQRPDGGLWMRLAPGANHRSPGGRGHAALVVEGSLEVDGETRGRDHYFFLAAGPRELRTQEGCLAVSLPVDA